One Hevea brasiliensis isolate MT/VB/25A 57/8 chromosome 6, ASM3005281v1, whole genome shotgun sequence genomic window, gaattaaatttcttcctcataaatgttttttttttttttccaaacaaAGCTTTTTGGATGGATTATATTGTTTTCTTACGTGAATGTAATTGCTTTTGATTTAAACTCATGTCATTTACATTTTATTGTTGAATTAACTTTAAACATTTCATCCAATTctacatttttccaaatttttacAATTCTATTCGATAGtatgaaaattattaattaaattatgagcTTTTTAATCCTTATTAATTCTACTCATCGTTAAAAAAATTGTCATCTCACCTAATTGCAGTTAACATAGAAGAGAAAGACATatctttaaatgaaaagaaaaaaatatgtaTTAATTCAATATAAGTACCTTATATTAATATAAGTTACATTTAAATAATTTgccttatattaatatatttttgataagttacatttaaataattttttaatattaacatACAAAATAAATATATGGGATAAAATACTTAAAGAGACTGAAAATATGTATTTTTTCATAAAAGCATATTGTTTTAATATGCTTATGTGAAAAATATTACATATTATTAAAGTTTCACTCTTATACAATGATTACATGATATTTCAATGGTAAGATAGAATTAATAAGAgtgaaaaagtttaaaatttaattaataattttatagtaTAAGATAGAAGTAAAaaccaaagttttttttttttttttttttgcagttaTCCAATCTATAAATAGGAATTgtgaattttatatattcatttaTATATCTTTAACAAATTTTTTATTGACCATAGGTATTGGATCTAGGTTCATAAAAGGttactttttttaattattttagaatacgtgttaagattttttttttctttatttgggAAACAACGCTATAGAATTCCTTGAAACACATCTTTACGTTgttcaggtttttttttttttttttttttcaaatgcctATAAATTCAAGTACTTAAACCATATAATTGAACAAACCTATTTCAATaggaaatttaattcagtttttTTAGAAATTCAgtttaatttgctttttatttaaaaaaattcgatttattcaatttaatttaattttttatgaaaaattagtaaaatcaaattgaataatttttcaattaattattattatgtttCAAATTAGAATTGAAAATGGaaaatataattgaaattaaatatgaGTGAGTCCAAaacatgttaaaaaaaaaaagccaaagaTAAAACTCAAATCAATAAATAGAACAGAATTAAATAGATTCGATTCAGTTTGATATGTTAAAAAATTCAGCTCATTCAGTTTGATCCAATTAGTTTTCTCTCTAATTCAAATCAATTCGATTTAAtctgttaaaaattttaatttattcagTTTTGCAATTCTCCATATCAAACCAAATTGACAATACATGATTCCAAGCCTTTCGAGACATACCAAATGACTTCATCAATTAAACTAGTTTTTCATACTATAACTGCCTAGAAGTCAATGATCAAGAAGTTAAATGTCAAAAGGATAAAAAAGCCTCCTATTATTTCTCACGCATGTATACTAATATCTCTCCAATCCTCAAGACACACTTATCAGCAGCCTGAATGTCTAAATGAAGAGTACATCGTTACAGAAAAGAACCACTCATGCATGTTTACGAACATCTGATGCAATTCTGAGTACACACTTAATAGAATCATCAATGTTTGAATGAAGAGTACATAAGAATAGAAAGGCACCCTATTATGTTGGTTTTCTCTTCCTACCAAGAATTGAAGCTCTCTGCAATCTAGGGCCACCCATTCGCCATCTCTTAAAGTCTGTCAATGAGGATTGAGCTGCCTGATACACTACAATATACACAGCCATATCATGAATGCTACTGCATAAACATGAGTCACAAAAACAGGACATGTATGGTTTGACAAGCAAATGAATCTTACAATTTGTTTCTTCCTTTGTCAAAAGTGCCAAGAACTTAGAGGCTGCTGCAAATGCTGTAGTGTGTGCCTTATATAGGACCTCCTTATATCGGATTCTGAACGCGTAAGAGAGCAATAACCCAATGGTTTTATCACACCTATGCACAACAATAGCATAAAAAGtaaaaccttagaaataatttgttTACCAGATAAAAAAAATGGATTACTATAATTTACAGATTCAATGTAAAGAGTTATAGGCAAACAATCCAACACAGCTTGATGGTTTGTGCTTATTGCAGTTTCACAATCTAAAAGACTGCAAATGAATTATTTAAAATGCACAGCGTTAGATAAATTCACAATAAGTATGCCATACCAAATTGGTTGTAGAATTGTGAGTTACAAAAGCGCCAAAAGCACCAATCCACCCAATTATTTATCCAACTCACCCAatttagtataatttatttataaactcTAGAGGTTTTAGACTTTGACAACAAAAAAGAAACACCTTGTGCAGAATACTAGTTGTGAAATTTTTTTATCCCCTCAGATTACCATTACTTACAATGTTGGACAAGGAACAAGTAAGCAAAATTACCTAGACATATACTTACGAAAatggaaataaaaataaaaacacaaGGTGAAGTTGCtcattttcatgctttgtttgaGGAATTTCCCGCTTAGCTTCTACTCATTGTAAGGACCCAGGCAAGTGTGTTTTCATTAATATCTACACCTCCTAGAATATTAGCTTGATAGAATATACTATAGAACTTCAATACCCTTAGGTTTGAGTACAAATCCAAAACCTAGGTAAAACTTAAGGGCTAAAACAACCAGGAATGAGAAACATGATTTTGGGCCAAATAAGAAAAATGTCAATCCAAATGACCAGTGTTTTTGAGGTTAAGGCCAATGTTATGGACAAGGACCATGGCAAATCAGTTCACAAATGCCTTTGTTTAGTAATAAATTAATGTTCTCATGTAACGACAAAGAACCTAAAGTTGTAACAATTCATGGATTCTTCTGGTTGGAAGCAAAGCAACATCCCTATGCGAATGCAAAGAAGATATTCGAAAAATTGTTTTCTATGTTTTAGAACCTGTGATCATCTGTGAAGCTAGTTCTTGAGTGCTTTCACATGCCAAATTAAAAATAACAAGAAGCACCACAATAATATTAACAAAGGGAACGTATCTTTTTGTTTTGTAGTCTGACCGAACTCAGAAGGCACTCAAAGAAGACAATGTCAGGATTATAATATGTATGCATTGATAGAAGGGCATGGGGAAGAGACTTACAATGGTGCCAGCTTGCATCCAAATTCATAGAAGTATGGACAGCGAGACCTTAGATCCACACAAGCCGCATCAGCCTGGATTTCCAGCCTTGTTCTGGTAGTAAAAGAAGCACCACTGTAAGGGGAAAGAAAGTACCAAAAACAAAATAGATCTACCATGACCGCATAATAAGCTATTCTCCATGCTTTTATGCTTAAGATGTTCTGCTTAAGTTTAGTTTCATACAATGTGAAAAGCCCTCCTTGGATAACCACAAGTTATCACATTAACATGCAATGGGGAAAAGTAAAATGAAGACAATAAGAAAGCAAGTAAAACTACGTCTGTCATAATCCATAGACCAGAATCCTGTACTACAAGGTGCATCATTGTAATTGGTTAAGCACAAAACAAGAGTATGTGAAAATGCATGACCATTACTTTTCATTGAAACAGGCAGGAGCACTCATTGATACAGCTTGCCTCAAGTGTAACTCACGAGCAAGCCAGAAAGGTAGTTCTGCCTTTGAACCTTGTTCAACCTACGAAACAAATTTTAGAAACAACATTATCAGGACAAAGATGTTCACTGTTCACTGTCACTACAAGCAAATTCCATCAGAACTTACGAAACCTCTTTCGGTACTCTCATCAATCTTCACTCCATTCACTACCTTGTGGAATACAACTGGAACAAACTGTAAACGAAAGGAAGCAtaacaaaatttttgaaaaaacaaTCTGAAAGAACAATGGTACACAATTGTAACTGGAATAGTTGAAAGACGA contains:
- the LOC110641840 gene encoding DNA replication complex GINS protein PSF3-like: MANYYDIDDILTEEEFVPVVFHKVVNGVKIDESTERGFVEQGSKAELPFWLARELHLRQAVSMSAPACFNEKTRLEIQADAACVDLRSRCPYFYEFGCKLAPLCDKTIGLLLSYAFRIRYKEVLYKAHTTAFAAASKFLALLTKEETNLYQAAQSSLTDFKRWRMGGPRLQRASILGRKRKPT